The Candidatus Methanomethylicota archaeon genome window below encodes:
- a CDS encoding D-glucuronyl C5-epimerase family protein: MKLNTNFFNIMYYQDLRDYPANLRLFDKEGIPLIHFYATGEMVYNPTTVALFALSNLQLYLSDSSQRAATAWEKAVSWLINNGIHTGTGFLLPLNFDHPFYHLKKGWLSAMTRGVAVSCFVRAFILTGNKVFLKVAHETSRPLMTEIKHGGVAYVDEDGIWLEEAPSNPPSHILNGFIYAVTGLFDLFCVSEDSKIFNILEEAVLTLKKNIKKYDSGYWSFYQLNPALLAPMSYHMLHVQQLSFLYEITEENIFREYAARFNTYMESQKNYLMSRIRGNMLYLNALFKMQGVRAFPYITRRITEITANKILD, translated from the coding sequence ATGAAGTTAAATACTAACTTCTTCAATATAATGTACTATCAGGATCTAAGGGATTACCCAGCAAATCTCAGGCTGTTTGATAAAGAGGGAATTCCACTAATTCATTTTTATGCAACAGGAGAGATGGTATATAATCCGACTACAGTAGCTCTCTTTGCTCTAAGCAATCTGCAACTTTACCTTTCCGATTCGAGCCAGCGTGCTGCTACTGCTTGGGAAAAAGCTGTAAGTTGGCTAATCAATAACGGTATTCATACTGGAACTGGTTTTCTCCTCCCCTTAAACTTCGATCACCCTTTTTATCATCTAAAAAAGGGATGGTTAAGTGCGATGACACGAGGAGTTGCTGTTTCTTGTTTTGTTCGAGCATTTATTCTTACTGGAAATAAGGTGTTCCTTAAAGTTGCTCATGAAACCTCAAGACCATTGATGACGGAAATTAAACATGGAGGCGTTGCCTATGTCGACGAAGATGGAATCTGGCTTGAAGAAGCCCCTTCGAATCCTCCATCCCATATTTTAAATGGCTTTATATATGCTGTAACAGGTTTATTCGACCTATTCTGCGTATCTGAAGATTCAAAAATTTTTAACATTCTTGAAGAGGCGGTCCTTACATTGAAGAAGAATATCAAGAAGTACGATTCTGGATATTGGTCTTTCTATCAGCTTAATCCAGCTCTTCTTGCGCCGATGAGCTATCACATGCTACACGTCCAGCAGCTATCCTTCTTGTATGAGATAACAGAAGAAAATATTTTCAGAGAATATGCTGCAAGATTTAATACCTATATGGAAAGCCAAAAGAACTATTTAATGTCGAGAATCCGTGGAAACATGTTATACCTTAACGCTTTGTTCAAAATGCAAGGAGTACGTGCATTTCCGTACATAACTAGACGGATCACAGAGATCACTGCTAATAAAATCTTGGATTAG